The nucleotide window GTTTTGCGAGATCTTTCAAGGTGCCCGAAGTTCATCTTACTTGTCTCCTGGGGCCCAGAAGCTGACCCGTGACTCTTCCAGCCAATCGACGAAGCTTTCTGCAGGCTGCCGCCGGAGCGGCCGACTTACCGGGGACCGGCCCGCGTACCAGCCCCGGCCCTGCCGACGAAACGGGACCAACACCCCAAATGAACAGCCGGTTGTGGGGTTCATCGCGACGGGGATCCGGCAGCACACCTATCACGGCCGCGAAGCGTTGAAGTTCGGCCCGTGTGTGCCGGGATTGCGGATGTCGACGTGGTCGGTTCGGTTGACCACCGGCACACCAAGCAGGTGATCGATTCGCTCAACGCCGGCAAGGACGGGGTTTGCGAAAAGCCTGTGACGCTGACCATCCGCGAAGGTCAACAGATCGAAGAAGCTTTGGAAAACGATCCGTTGCCCGAACATGCGTTTGATGATTTGTACGTCGATTCGGATGCGGCAACGTTGGGTGGCGTCGGCGAAGGCGGCTATCACATGAAGAACATCACGCAAATCGATGTTGAATGTTTTCATGCGATCAACGAAAGTCCGCAGCCGAAGAGATACGAGATCACGGTTTGGACGTGAATTTGATTTTGAAGTTTCGGCGGCCTGCGAATCCGATGGGGTTTGCCGGCCATATTTTTTGTGGATGGTTGGTGTGAGGGGCGGACGCTACTTTCGCGGAGCGAAAGGCGACGATGGGTGATGACGCTCTGGCGAATTCGATCATCGAACGTCCGCAGCCGAAGAGATACGAGATCACGGATTGAGCGTGAATTTGATTTTGAAGTATCGGCGGCCTGCGAATCCGATGGGGTTTGCCGGCCTTTTTTTATGGATGGTTGGTGTGAGGGGCGGGCGCTACTTTCGCGGAGCGAAAGGCGACGATGGGTGAAAGGCGACGATGGGCGGCTACGGCAATTGGCGGATGAACAGATTGCGGAAAGTGATCGGGCTGCCTTCGCTTTCTAAGCACAGGTAGCCTTCGCTGGGCTGGCAATCCGAACCGCCGGACACTTCTTCGCCGTTGACCCACAAACGGATCGTGCCATTGACGCCTCGGACGTAGTAACGATTCCACTGGCCGGCGCCCAAAGATCGTTCCTTTGAAGGAAACGAACGACTGCCGTTGGGTGACAGCGGCGGGAAGGGCTTCATGGTCGACTTGCCGACCGCGAATACGTCGCCGTGGGTCGAAAAGAATGGCGTCTTGCCGCCGCCGGTTCGCTGGTGCCACTGGCGTGTGTAATCGTGGTCCAGCATTTGGATTTCGATCCCGCCGTCGGGCAGTTTGCCGGGCGGCAAGTCTTCCAAAGCCGACGCGGGAACCCACGCGAACACACCGCTGTTGCCGGCCGGGCGTTCGTGCCGCCATTCGATCAGCAGTTCAAAGTTCTTGTAGGTTTTGCGGCTGCGTGTGACTCCGATCGGCGTTCCCGATCCGTAAGCCACCGGGCCGTCCCAGGTCAGCGTCTGGTCATCGCCATTGACACGCACAAAGTCGGCTTCGCCAAGCGGCGTCCATCCCGGATCGCTGGGGGACACGACGATCATGTGCTCCGGTGCATCGTCCTGTGTGTCTTCGTCGGCTTGGCAAGCAGGCGAAAAGCATGTGGCCATTAGTCCGACAAACAGTGTGAAAAACTTGGCGGATCGAAACTTGGGAAGTTGCATGATCATCATCGTTTCATCGGGAGGGTCGGGCGTTATTTGGTGTGGCCGAAACGCAAAGAAAACTGGACGGGCGACGACGGTTCAGAAATCACGAAACGGTCCACGCGGCGGTGCGTCTTGCATTTCGCTTTCCCATTGCCGGTATTTCGCTTGGATGTCCTCCAAGACGACCGGATATTGCTGGGACAGATCGTTGGATTCGCCGATGTCATCGGTGACTCGGTACAGTCCGCCTTGCCCCTTGTCCGGCATATCGACCCACTTCCAATCGCCCACGCGTGCACCACAGCGATCCTGGCGTTTCCAAAACATCGATTTGCGTGGCGAATCAGTGTCGCCGCGAAGCGTGTCCCACCAATCGAAGCCGTCCAGGGTGACATCGGCCGGAACGTCGGCGTCGGCCGCGCTGCAAAGGCTGGGCAGGATCTCAAGACTCGTCAGCAACTGGTGGTTCACTTGGCCGGGCTTCAGGTTGCCATCAGGCCAGCGGACGAGACAGGGAACACGCAGACCGCCTTCCCACATCGTCGACTTTTTTCCACGCAGCGGGGTGTTATCACTGCCACCGCCGCCACCGTTGTCCGACAGGAAAATGACAATCGTCTGGTCCAGCTGGCCGCGTGATTCGATGCGGCTGATCACTTGCCCGATTGCGTCGTCCATGCATGTGACCGCCGCGGCATAGTCGCGACGCCGAGC belongs to Crateriforma spongiae and includes:
- a CDS encoding Gfo/Idh/MocA family oxidoreductase: MCAGIADVDVVGSVDHRHTKQVIDSLNAGKDGVCEKPVTLTIREGQQIEEALENDPLPEHAFDDLYVDSDAATLGGVGEGGYHMKNITQIDVECFHAINESPQPKRYEITVWT
- a CDS encoding 3-keto-disaccharide hydrolase, with product MQLPKFRSAKFFTLFVGLMATCFSPACQADEDTQDDAPEHMIVVSPSDPGWTPLGEADFVRVNGDDQTLTWDGPVAYGSGTPIGVTRSRKTYKNFELLIEWRHERPAGNSGVFAWVPASALEDLPPGKLPDGGIEIQMLDHDYTRQWHQRTGGGKTPFFSTHGDVFAVGKSTMKPFPPLSPNGSRSFPSKERSLGAGQWNRYYVRGVNGTIRLWVNGEEVSGGSDCQPSEGYLCLESEGSPITFRNLFIRQLP